A DNA window from Leptolyngbya sp. KIOST-1 contains the following coding sequences:
- a CDS encoding SRPBCC domain-containing protein — protein sequence MPSFYSEVTINAPRFAVWDALVRKEEWHRWNTFLYDCDPNLPIRPGGEIFLALRRLEGEDETEFQPRVLVVQPNHCLRWISIGPGFKSEHVFELEDVGPNRTKYIHQERISGFLSRAFLPFIRRDEKEGIRRMARQIKRYVEHHYRRQW from the coding sequence ATGCCCAGCTTTTACAGCGAAGTTACCATCAACGCGCCCCGCTTTGCCGTTTGGGATGCCCTCGTCCGCAAAGAAGAATGGCACCGCTGGAACACCTTTCTGTACGACTGCGATCCCAACCTGCCCATCCGTCCCGGCGGCGAAATTTTCCTCGCCCTGCGTCGCCTGGAGGGCGAAGACGAAACCGAGTTTCAGCCCCGGGTGCTGGTGGTGCAGCCCAACCACTGCCTGCGGTGGATTTCCATCGGCCCCGGCTTCAAGAGTGAGCACGTCTTTGAACTCGAAGACGTCGGCCCCAACCGCACCAAATATATTCACCAGGAGCGCATCTCGGGCTTCCTCTCCCGCGCCTTTTTGCCCTTCATTCGCCGCGACGAAAAGGAGGGCATTCGCCGGATGGCCCGCCAGATCAAGCGCTACGTCGAGCACCACTACCGCAGGCAGTGGTAA
- a CDS encoding GNAT family N-acetyltransferase has product MQSQHLLFEPLTAAHAEELWPILATPAVLAWIEPQGNLPTLADLRAEYAARANGPVPSSLSQERWFNVAIRLKQPPSPAIGRLEATAYDGWGEVAYLLGEAWWGKGLAFEAMLWWHNYLATAAPGTEWWAAVHPMNWRSIRLLERLGYRPVEEGDRPQLQSYDPGDRCFVL; this is encoded by the coding sequence ATGCAGAGTCAGCATCTCCTGTTTGAGCCGCTCACGGCGGCCCATGCCGAAGAACTCTGGCCCATTTTGGCCACCCCCGCCGTGCTCGCCTGGATCGAGCCCCAGGGCAATCTACCCACCCTGGCAGATCTGAGGGCAGAGTACGCCGCCCGGGCCAACGGCCCGGTGCCATCCTCCCTATCCCAGGAAAGGTGGTTCAACGTGGCGATCCGATTAAAACAGCCCCCATCCCCGGCCATTGGCCGCCTTGAAGCCACCGCCTACGACGGCTGGGGCGAGGTCGCCTACCTGCTAGGCGAGGCCTGGTGGGGCAAAGGCCTGGCCTTTGAGGCGATGCTCTGGTGGCACAATTACCTCGCCACCGCTGCCCCCGGCACCGAATGGTGGGCCGCGGTGCACCCCATGAACTGGCGGAGCATCCGTCTGCTGGAGCGGCTGGGGTACAGGCCCGTGGAGGAGGGCGATCGCCCCCAGTTACAGTCCTACGACCCGGGCGATCGCTGCTTTGTTCTATAG
- a CDS encoding DUF29 domain-containing protein translates to MTPARPAPALSLYAADYLRWLEATADALKRGDYGAIDWANVIEELEDMGRRERQSLKSNLVILLLHLLKWQFQPDRQSNSWKASIVEHRQRLEDSVETSPSLKPYLGTVLPKAYADAVERAAAETGLPEVAFPPDCPYAVSQIMAKGFLP, encoded by the coding sequence ATGACCCCAGCTCGCCCTGCCCCAGCCCTGTCCCTCTACGCCGCCGACTACCTCCGCTGGCTGGAAGCCACAGCCGACGCGCTCAAGCGTGGGGACTACGGAGCGATCGACTGGGCCAACGTGATTGAAGAACTAGAGGATATGGGGCGACGGGAGCGGCAAAGCCTGAAAAGTAACCTGGTGATCTTGCTTCTGCACTTGCTGAAATGGCAGTTTCAGCCCGATAGACAAAGCAATAGTTGGAAGGCCAGTATTGTTGAACATCGCCAGCGCTTGGAGGATAGCGTAGAGACATCTCCTAGCCTCAAGCCTTACCTGGGGACTGTGCTCCCTAAAGCCTACGCTGATGCTGTAGAACGGGCAGCGGCAGAAACGGGTCTACCTGAGGTTGCCTTCCCTCCAGACTGCCCCTACGCCGTTAGCCAAATTATGGCCAAAGGGTTTTTGCCGTGA
- a CDS encoding NAD-dependent malic enzyme — translation MATLTPNPSYSLSLRLKLPNKTGMLARVTQAIAEAGGNLGDFELISRSRYDMVRVLHVDASGEDHVEDIIAAVKTVAEVEILEICDRTFAIHEGGKISVESKLQLHSQDDLAMAYTPGVGRVCVEIAEHPDRVFDLTIKGNTVAIVTDGSAVLGLGNLGPAAALPVMEGKALLFKKFAGLDAFPICLDTQDTDAIVTAVKQLAPVFGGVNLEDISAPRCFEIEARLRKELDIPVFHDDQHGTAIVTLAALINALKLVNKSLTQVKVVINGAGAAGVAIAKLLQKAGATAIVLCDSRGILSHSRDDLNPQKLEFAVEESGTLADAMVGADIFLGVSAPGVVSVEMVVSMAADPIVFAMANPIPEIQPELVTGKVAVMATGRSDYPNQINNVLAFPGVLRGALDCRAQEITPSMYLEAAYAIAALVSPQELDSEHIIPSVFDDRVAAAVASAVKHAARVDGVARK, via the coding sequence ATGGCAACTCTCACCCCCAACCCCAGTTACAGTCTCAGTCTACGGCTCAAGCTGCCCAACAAAACCGGCATGCTGGCACGGGTGACCCAGGCCATTGCCGAGGCGGGCGGCAACCTGGGCGACTTTGAGCTGATCAGCCGCAGCCGCTACGACATGGTGCGGGTGCTGCACGTCGATGCCTCTGGGGAAGACCACGTCGAAGACATCATTGCGGCGGTCAAAACCGTGGCGGAGGTTGAGATTCTGGAGATCTGCGATCGCACCTTCGCCATCCACGAGGGCGGCAAGATCAGCGTTGAGAGCAAGCTCCAGCTGCACAGCCAGGACGACCTGGCCATGGCCTACACCCCCGGCGTGGGGCGGGTGTGTGTGGAAATTGCCGAGCACCCCGATCGCGTCTTTGATCTCACCATCAAGGGCAACACCGTGGCGATCGTCACCGATGGCAGTGCGGTACTGGGGTTGGGGAACCTGGGGCCAGCGGCTGCTTTGCCGGTGATGGAGGGCAAGGCGCTCCTGTTTAAGAAGTTCGCCGGGCTGGATGCGTTTCCCATCTGCCTCGACACCCAGGATACCGATGCGATCGTTACGGCGGTGAAGCAGCTCGCTCCGGTGTTTGGCGGCGTCAACCTGGAGGACATCAGTGCCCCCCGCTGCTTTGAGATCGAGGCACGGCTGCGCAAAGAGCTGGATATTCCGGTGTTTCACGACGACCAGCACGGCACCGCCATTGTCACCCTGGCGGCGCTGATCAACGCCCTCAAGCTAGTGAACAAATCCCTCACCCAGGTCAAGGTGGTGATCAACGGGGCCGGGGCGGCGGGGGTGGCGATCGCCAAGCTGCTGCAAAAAGCCGGGGCTACCGCGATCGTGCTGTGCGATTCGAGGGGTATTCTCAGCCACAGCCGCGACGACTTGAACCCCCAAAAGCTCGAATTTGCCGTTGAGGAGTCGGGCACCCTGGCCGACGCCATGGTGGGGGCCGACATCTTTTTGGGGGTCAGCGCGCCGGGGGTAGTGAGCGTCGAGATGGTGGTCTCGATGGCCGCCGACCCGATTGTGTTTGCCATGGCCAACCCGATCCCCGAAATCCAGCCGGAACTGGTGACGGGCAAGGTGGCGGTGATGGCCACCGGCCGCAGCGACTACCCCAACCAGATCAACAATGTGCTGGCCTTCCCTGGGGTGCTGCGCGGGGCGCTCGACTGCCGGGCCCAGGAGATTACGCCGTCGATGTACCTGGAGGCCGCCTATGCGATCGCGGCCCTGGTCAGCCCCCAGGAACTCGATAGCGAACACATTATTCCGTCGGTCTTTGATGACCGCGTGGCGGCGGCCGTTGCCTCGGCGGTCAAGCATGCCGCCCGTGTGGACGGGGTGGCCAGAAAGTGA